AACCGTTAATTGGGCGGATATGCGTCCAAATTTTGTCGTCTTGTTTTCAAAAGGAATTTTAGAAAAAGCTCCTGGATACTATTTGAGTTCGCTTCGGATCGAATCCGAAGAAAAGAGATACGATCTTCAGAAGAGCTTGGTGTCCAAATATCCGAATCTAACAATCATCGATACCGACAAAGCGGTGCGTGCGTTCTTAGGAATCTTGGAAAAAATATCGTTTACGATTCGATTGATGACTTGGCTGATTTTGGGTGCGTCTTTGTTGCTGATACTGACGGCGTTAAATTCAAGTCGAAAAGAAAGAATTGAAGAAACCACTTTGTTAAGAATCATCGGCGGCACTTCGAGTTTTTTAAAAAAAGTTTTTCTGTGGGAAGGAATTCTTTTAGGCACTTTTTCTTTTTCATTGGCATTGCTTTTGGCTTGGGGAGCAAACGAGTTGATCAGTCAGAAGGTTTTGGAAATTCAATCGTCTCATCCCTTTCTTGAATATTTGATCGCTTATGTTTTTACGATTCTTGCAACCACATCGGTTTATTATTTAAACCTGAGAGGAGAATGGAAAAAGCCTCCCGTGAGTTTTATGAAAGCAATGTAAGAATCTTTAGACGTCGTTTGATCGATGTCTCGTAAATCTCGGAGAAGCTTTTCTTTGTAAGTTCTCCGAGATTTTTTTTACTTAGAATTTATTTTTTCTTAAAAAAATCGAACGCTCGAATTCGGAAAGGAACCGTTCTGTGTATGGAACAGATCTTTTTCAATTCCAATGAGCGTATTCAATCCGTTCTGGCCGAAAGTCAGGATCAAGTCGTTACGCTGCTGGTGCCTGAGAGTTATTTTGAAAGTCTTTCGAATGAAGAGAAAAGACTTTTGGGTAAGAAACTGCCTTATCTTTTGAGGAGATACGGAAAATTTATGTGCGCTCGAAGTCGGTTAAATGAGAAAGCGATCACTACTCTTTATCAAAAGAATCAAGGGAACTTAAAAAAGCTAAATGTAAGAATGGGAACGGGATATTGGGCTTTGTTAGGTGTTTTGGCTCACGCTCACGGCGTATCTCGTTGTTTCCTTTTTAATTTTTTGTTGTCCTTGGATCAGGCGGGGGTCGGAGATTCTATCGTAGAAGTTTTAAATGGAGGAGTTCCTACCTTTCACGAGGTTTACAGATATATCTGGCAACTAAATATCACTCACAACAAGGTCACTCGTCTTTTAGAGTTTGAACCAAACCCACTTCAGACATATTTTGATTATAGTTTTCCCTGGTTAAAGAGAAAGACCTGAATAATTCTCAGATTCTCTTTTTAACTCCACCCAAAGAAAGATACGAAATTTCTATAGGACATCTTAGTCCTATAGATGATGGAAAATACTATTTTAGATTGGAAGCAAAGAATTCCACAGTAGGAAGTTGAGTTTTCGCAGAACAAACTTTATAGTTGGAAGCGGAAGGGCATGAAGCGGTTCCACCAACTTTACATCCTTTATCCTGACATTTTTTTCTATTATCAAACGTATCGGAGCCGGCGTATCTACAATAGTCTCTGCAGATCTCGGTCGAACCGGAGGTGCAAATATAGCAACCGTCAGCGGAAAGATCTCTCAAAAAAAATAAAGAAACTAAAACGGCTGCGATATATACGAAGTTCTGAAATTTTCTCATTAAATTCCCCTATCGGAATCTGATCGTAAAAATTCTTCGATCTCTGTAAAGGCTAAAATCAAAGAATCCTTAGTTCAACATTGGGTCTTTCGTATGTTCTACGAAGTAGCGATAGATTCCACCTTTGCTTCTCAGAGCTTCCTGCCAGGTAGTGTCGGGATCATGATTCAGAACAAAATCTTTCGTTGCTTCATGAACAACCCAAGACTTTCGATTCATCTCTGTTTCCAATTGTCCTGTTCCCCAGCCGGAATAACCTTGATACACGTGAAATTTAGAAGGAGATTCTAATAATTCCAACAGAGTATCAAAACTTCTCGCGAGAAACAAGCCGGGAATCACTTCGATTCCCGGTTGAGAGATATTGTTATTCTCATGCAGAACGGAGATGAAAGTAGGATCTACAGGGCCGCCCGAATAAATAGGAAGACTTCGACTGGCTTCATCCGGAATTCCCTGAATTACATCGCCGATGGCCGCCTCTTGTTTTTTGTTCAATACTAAACCAAAGGCGCCCTGGCTGTCGTGTTCAATCATTAGAATTACAGTTTGATTAAAGTAATCCATCACAATTGAGGAATTGGAAATTAGAATTTTTCCGTTATAAGTTTCTTCCATTCGTTTTACCGATATTAGACCGTTCTTACTTTTTAGACGTTCCGTGAATTTCAGAAAGAATTTTATACGCGATTTCCAGCGTAGCGACGTCGGAATCTCTATTCACGATAGGGTCCGTTTCTTTTCTGATACAACGAATAAAATGTTCGTGTTCTTGTTTCAACGGATTGTCTTTGTGAACAAAGATTTTTTCTACAATGGATTCCTGACGGTATTTGATTTCTTCGGATAAAAGAAGAATATCGGACGTTGCTTGTCTGTGCAGTTCGATTTCTTGATCCGTAAAATCCAACATAATATAAACGTCTTTTTGAGTGATGTTTAATGTTCTGATTTTTGCCTGGGTCGCCCGAGACGCGGTGATGCTCGCAAGACATCCGTTCTCAAATTCTAATAATACGTTGGCGATATCTTCGTGATTCGACTGGACTTTTGTTCCTGAAGCGGACAACTTCTTCACCGGAGAATTTACAAGATTCAATACGATATCGATGTCGTGAATCATCATGTCGAGGACAACTCCGACGTCCTTGATTCTCGGATTAAAAGGAGCCAATCTTCTGGATTCAATCAGTAACGGATCCTTTACAATTTTACCTAATTCTAATACTGCGCCGTTGAATCTTTCTACGTGCCCGACTAATAATACTAAATTTTTGTCTGCGGCGATCTTTACGAGTTCCTTTGCCTGTTCGGTTGTTTCTGCGATCGGCTTTTCGACTAATACGTGTTTGCCGGCTTCCAGCGCTTTTTTGGCGATATCATGATGAAGGAAGGTTGGAACTGCAATGATGACGGCGTCAACTTTTGAAATTAAATCTTCAAAAGAAGCGAATGCAGAAGTCTTGTGTTTTTCAGCCATCTGCTTGGCTCTTTCGATATCCGCGTCGTAGATTCCCGCGAGGGTGGCGTCCCCCAGAGTTCTTGCTACGTTCACATGATACTGACCCATGTGTCCGGTTCCGATCACACCGAGTTTTACTCTTTCTGTCATTTTGTTTCCTTTCTATTACGCGCGTTAGGCGTTCTTCGGGGAATGCCCGATCTTTTTTGATCATATAAGAACAACCCGAAGTTTTCTTTGATAAGAATTCTTCAGGAAGGTTCTTCTTTATTTTGTGAAAATTTTTCCCTTAGAACCCGGGATGTTCTCTCCGGATTCTCTGGCGAATTCTTCTATCAATTCTCTTTGGCGTCTCGTTATCTTTTTCGGAATTTCGATTCTTACGATGACGTGTTGATCGCCTTTACCGTAAGCTCCGAGATAAGGCATGCCGTGTCCTTTCAATCGGAATACTTGTCCTGACTCGGTTCCTTCCGGAATTTTCATCTTGGCTTTTTTTCCGTCTATGGTCGGAACCTCGATCTCAGCGCCTAAGATGGCTTGAGCCAAGGTTATCTTACGAGTAAGAATTAAGTCGTTTCCTTGGCGTTCGAATAACTCGTGTTTTTTGATATGAGTTACTACGTAAAGATCTCCGTGAGGTCCGCCGTTTGGTCCCGCTTCGCCTTCTCCTGATACTTTCAATCTGGATCCGGTTTCGATTCCCGGAGGAATTTTTATATTGATCGTTCTTCTTTTTTCCTGAAGACCTTGTCCATTACAAGACTTGCATGGATTGGAAATCGTAGTTCCCTTTCCTCTACAAGTAGGGCAGGTCGTCGCTACGGAAAAGAATCCCTGAGTTCTTCGGATCTGACCGGAACCGCCGCAATCGGCGCAAGTAGTTGGAGAACTTCCTTTTTCCGCGCCGGAACCGTTACAGTCCGGACAGGATTCTAATCTTGGAATTTCAATTTTATATTCTCGGCCTAAGGCTGCGTCTTCGAGGGAAACTTCTAGGTTATAACGTAGATCGGATCCTCTCTGGGGACCGGACCTTCTTCCGCTGCCGCCAAAACGTCCCCCGCCACCGCCTCCGCCGAAAAAATCACCGAAGATATCGCCAAAGTCTCCAAAGATATCGGAGAAATCAGTGTACGCGCCTTGCCCATAGCCGGCACCGCCCGCGCCAACGCCGGCTTTTCCGAATTGATCGTAAGCCTGACGTTTTTTAGCATCGCGAAGAACTTCGTATGCTTCCGTGGCTTCTTTAAATTTATCTTCGGATTCCTTATCACCCTTGTTTTTATCTGGGTGATATTTGATTGCTAACTTTCGATAAGCAGATTTAATCTCT
This is a stretch of genomic DNA from Leptospira tipperaryensis. It encodes these proteins:
- a CDS encoding YqgE/AlgH family protein — its product is MEETYNGKILISNSSIVMDYFNQTVILMIEHDSQGAFGLVLNKKQEAAIGDVIQGIPDEASRSLPIYSGGPVDPTFISVLHENNNISQPGIEVIPGLFLARSFDTLLELLESPSKFHVYQGYSGWGTGQLETEMNRKSWVVHEATKDFVLNHDPDTTWQEALRSKGGIYRYFVEHTKDPMLN
- a CDS encoding Gfo/Idh/MocA family protein, which gives rise to MTERVKLGVIGTGHMGQYHVNVARTLGDATLAGIYDADIERAKQMAEKHKTSAFASFEDLISKVDAVIIAVPTFLHHDIAKKALEAGKHVLVEKPIAETTEQAKELVKIAADKNLVLLVGHVERFNGAVLELGKIVKDPLLIESRRLAPFNPRIKDVGVVLDMMIHDIDIVLNLVNSPVKKLSASGTKVQSNHEDIANVLLEFENGCLASITASRATQAKIRTLNITQKDVYIMLDFTDQEIELHRQATSDILLLSEEIKYRQESIVEKIFVHKDNPLKQEHEHFIRCIRKETDPIVNRDSDVATLEIAYKILSEIHGTSKK
- a CDS encoding DUF1564 domain-containing protein, with amino-acid sequence MEQIFFNSNERIQSVLAESQDQVVTLLVPESYFESLSNEEKRLLGKKLPYLLRRYGKFMCARSRLNEKAITTLYQKNQGNLKKLNVRMGTGYWALLGVLAHAHGVSRCFLFNFLLSLDQAGVGDSIVEVLNGGVPTFHEVYRYIWQLNITHNKVTRLLEFEPNPLQTYFDYSFPWLKRKT
- the dnaJ gene encoding molecular chaperone DnaJ; translation: MSERSYYDILGVSKTANDEEIKSAYRKLAIKYHPDKNKGDKESEDKFKEATEAYEVLRDAKKRQAYDQFGKAGVGAGGAGYGQGAYTDFSDIFGDFGDIFGDFFGGGGGGGRFGGSGRRSGPQRGSDLRYNLEVSLEDAALGREYKIEIPRLESCPDCNGSGAEKGSSPTTCADCGGSGQIRRTQGFFSVATTCPTCRGKGTTISNPCKSCNGQGLQEKRRTINIKIPPGIETGSRLKVSGEGEAGPNGGPHGDLYVVTHIKKHELFERQGNDLILTRKITLAQAILGAEIEVPTIDGKKAKMKIPEGTESGQVFRLKGHGMPYLGAYGKGDQHVIVRIEIPKKITRRQRELIEEFARESGENIPGSKGKIFTK